Proteins from a single region of Sphingomonas sp.:
- the tetR(G) gene encoding tetracycline resistance transcriptional repressor TetR(G) — MTKLDKGTVIAAALELLNEVGMDSLTTRKLAERLKVQQPALYWHFQNKRALLDALAEAMLAERHTRSLPEGDEDWRVFLKENALSFRTALLSYRDGARIHAGTRPTEPNFGTAETQIRFLCSAGFGPKRAVWALRAVSHYVVGSVLEQQASDADERVPDRPDVSEQAPSSFLHDLFHELETDGMDAAFNFGLDSLIAGFERLRSSTTD; from the coding sequence CGCTGGAGCTGTTGAACGAGGTTGGCATGGACAGCCTGACGACGCGGAAGCTCGCTGAACGCCTCAAGGTTCAGCAGCCTGCGCTTTACTGGCATTTCCAGAACAAGCGAGCGCTGCTTGACGCATTGGCGGAGGCGATGCTGGCGGAACGCCACACCCGCTCACTACCCGAAGGCGATGAGGACTGGCGGGTGTTCTTGAAAGAGAACGCCCTGAGCTTCAGAACGGCGTTGCTCTCTTATCGCGACGGCGCGCGTATCCATGCCGGCACTCGACCGACAGAACCGAATTTTGGCACCGCCGAGACGCAAATACGCTTTCTCTGCTCGGCGGGCTTTGGTCCGAAGCGCGCCGTTTGGGCGCTCCGGGCGGTCAGTCACTATGTGGTCGGTTCCGTTCTCGAGCAGCAGGCATCTGATGCCGATGAGAGAGTTCCGGACAGGCCAGATGTGTCCGAGCAAGCACCGTCGTCCTTCCTGCACGATCTGTTTCACGAGTTGGAAACAGACGGCATGGATGCTGCGTTCAACTTCGGACTCGACAGCCTCATCGCTGGTTTCGAGCGGCTGCGTTCATCTACAACAGATTAG
- the floR gene encoding chloramphenicol/florfenicol efflux MFS transporter FloR, translating into MTTTRPAWAYTLPAALLLMAPFDILASLAMDIYLPVVPAMPGVLNTTPSIIQLTLSLYMVMLGVGQVIFGPLSDRVGRRPIVLVGATAFVAASLGAACSSTALAFVAFRLVQAVGASAMLVATFATVRDVYANRPEGAVIYGLFSSMLAFVPALGPIAGALIGEFWGWQAIFITLAALASLALLNASFRWHETRPLDQARTQRSVLPIFASLAFWVYTVGFSAGMGTFFVFFSTAPRVLIGQAGYSEIGFSLAFATVALVMVTTTRFAKSFVAKWGIAGCVARGMALLVSGAILLGIGQLFGSPSFFSFILPMWVVAVGIVFTVSVTANGALAQFDDIAGSAVAFYFCIQSLIVSIVGTLAVTLLNGDTAWPVICYATAMAVLVSLGLALLRSRDAATEKSPVV; encoded by the coding sequence ATGACCACCACACGCCCCGCGTGGGCCTATACGCTGCCGGCAGCCTTGCTGCTTATGGCTCCCTTCGACATCCTCGCCTCGCTGGCGATGGATATTTATCTTCCAGTCGTTCCGGCGATGCCGGGCGTCCTGAACACGACTCCATCCATAATCCAACTCACGTTGAGCCTCTACATGGTGATGCTCGGTGTGGGCCAAGTGATCTTTGGGCCACTCTCCGATCGCGTCGGGCGACGGCCGATCGTGCTTGTAGGCGCAACGGCTTTCGTTGCTGCGTCTCTGGGAGCGGCTTGTTCTTCAACTGCATTAGCCTTTGTTGCGTTTCGTCTGGTTCAGGCAGTTGGAGCATCGGCCATGCTGGTGGCCACCTTCGCGACCGTGCGCGACGTATATGCCAATCGTCCCGAAGGTGCCGTCATCTACGGCCTTTTCAGTTCGATGCTGGCGTTCGTGCCTGCGCTCGGCCCTATAGCCGGTGCGCTGATCGGCGAGTTTTGGGGATGGCAGGCGATCTTCATCACACTGGCTGCACTGGCTTCGCTCGCACTCTTGAACGCCAGTTTCAGGTGGCATGAAACCCGACCGTTGGATCAGGCCAGAACGCAACGATCTGTTTTGCCGATCTTCGCGAGTCTGGCCTTTTGGGTTTACACGGTCGGATTTAGTGCCGGCATGGGCACATTCTTCGTTTTCTTCTCGACAGCCCCCCGTGTTCTCATAGGCCAAGCCGGCTATTCCGAGATCGGATTTAGCTTGGCCTTCGCGACTGTCGCGCTGGTCATGGTCACGACAACCCGCTTCGCAAAGTCCTTCGTTGCCAAATGGGGTATCGCGGGATGCGTAGCGCGCGGGATGGCGTTGCTCGTTTCCGGCGCGATCCTGTTAGGGATCGGCCAACTTTTCGGATCGCCGTCATTTTTCAGCTTCATCCTGCCGATGTGGGTTGTCGCGGTCGGCATTGTCTTCACGGTGTCCGTTACCGCCAACGGCGCACTTGCGCAGTTCGACGACATCGCTGGATCAGCGGTTGCGTTCTACTTCTGCATCCAAAGCCTGATAGTCAGTATCGTCGGGACATTGGCGGTGACGCTGTTAAACGGCGATACAGCGTGGCCCGTGATTTGTTACGCCACGGCAATGGCAGTGCTGGTGTCGTTGGGGCTGGCGCTCCTTCGATCCCGTGATGCTGCCACCGAGAAGTCGCCAGTCGTCTAG
- a CDS encoding DUF3363 domain-containing protein, whose amino-acid sequence MPSSARPSSPGRSRSVVASGKGVKRGRGASFVRARNISGQWQHRQPGSRRVIVKQRSVRAAWKGGRARAHLRYVQRDGTSRDGERGQLYSGTEDRADGDAFLDRGKDDRHQFRFIVSPEDSAELSDLTAYTRDFMKQVEADLGTKLDWVAVNHYNTGHPHVHVIVNGRDDTGGDLVINGDYLSAGLRERASELASLELGPVTEIERTRKLSAEIDQDRFTRFDRAMTEEADACFLDLRHEPAAPRRQFERTLRLRRLGKLEKMGLATEHAPGVWELSKDMELALRELGERGDIIRTMQKALGPQGGERDPMSFQIHDGAPETPIIGRAVDKHLSDELGENLTIVVDGIDGRTHHIAGVAPERLEDARIGSVVEIGPAEVTARPSDRTIIAIAEDRIYRPSRHLEQAKFEGRVPGGDYEGYLDAHVRRLEALRRAGIAERIDADQWRIPDDLVSRAAEYDAGRDRQASVHVLSPVDLQRQIGSDGATWLDRRLIHGETADLAPAGFGQQVREAMDQRREHHIEQGDATRARDGRIFYRRNLLATLREREVARAGAEMAEGKALPFRAAKDGESVSGKFTGTVQLTSGKFAIVEKSHEFTLVPWRPIIDRQLGREVAGIMQGGSVSWQLGRRRGLGL is encoded by the coding sequence ATGCCGTCATCCGCCCGCCCGTCATCGCCGGGCCGGTCCCGTTCCGTGGTCGCCAGCGGCAAGGGCGTGAAGCGCGGCCGGGGCGCGAGCTTCGTGCGCGCCCGGAACATCTCCGGCCAATGGCAACATCGCCAGCCGGGCAGCCGCCGTGTGATCGTCAAGCAGCGCAGCGTCCGGGCCGCATGGAAGGGCGGCCGTGCCCGCGCGCATCTGCGCTATGTTCAGCGCGACGGCACGTCACGCGACGGCGAGCGCGGCCAGCTCTATTCGGGAACCGAGGACCGCGCCGATGGCGACGCCTTCCTTGATCGCGGCAAGGACGACCGCCATCAGTTCAGATTCATCGTCTCGCCAGAGGACAGCGCGGAGTTATCGGACCTCACGGCCTACACCCGCGATTTCATGAAACAGGTGGAAGCCGACCTCGGCACGAAACTCGATTGGGTTGCGGTGAACCACTACAACACCGGCCATCCCCATGTGCATGTCATCGTCAACGGCCGCGACGACACGGGCGGGGATCTAGTCATCAACGGCGACTACCTTTCCGCCGGCCTGCGCGAGCGGGCGAGCGAGCTTGCCAGTCTGGAACTCGGTCCTGTCACCGAGATCGAGCGGACCCGCAAGCTGTCGGCCGAAATCGACCAAGACCGATTCACCCGGTTCGACCGCGCGATGACAGAGGAAGCCGACGCCTGTTTCCTCGACTTGCGCCATGAGCCGGCAGCGCCGAGGCGGCAGTTCGAGCGGACGCTGCGCCTGCGCCGTCTCGGCAAGCTGGAGAAGATGGGATTGGCGACCGAGCACGCGCCCGGCGTTTGGGAATTGAGCAAGGACATGGAGCTGGCCCTGCGCGAGTTGGGCGAGCGGGGCGACATTATCCGCACCATGCAGAAGGCGCTCGGCCCGCAGGGCGGCGAACGCGATCCCATGAGCTTCCAAATCCATGACGGAGCGCCCGAGACACCCATCATCGGCCGTGCCGTGGACAAGCATCTGTCCGACGAGTTGGGCGAGAACCTGACAATCGTGGTGGACGGGATCGACGGCCGCACACACCACATCGCCGGCGTCGCGCCCGAGCGGCTGGAGGATGCCCGCATAGGCAGCGTCGTCGAGATCGGCCCGGCCGAGGTGACGGCCCGGCCCTCCGACCGCACCATCATCGCCATCGCCGAGGACCGCATCTATCGGCCGAGCCGTCATCTGGAGCAGGCGAAATTCGAGGGCCGCGTTCCGGGTGGCGACTATGAGGGCTATCTCGATGCCCATGTCCGGCGGCTGGAGGCGTTGCGCCGCGCCGGGATCGCGGAGCGGATCGACGCCGACCAATGGCGCATCCCCGACGATCTGGTCAGCCGCGCGGCCGAATACGACGCCGGCCGCGACCGGCAGGCCAGCGTTCACGTCCTTTCCCCGGTCGATCTGCAAAGGCAGATCGGATCGGACGGTGCGACCTGGCTGGACCGGAGGCTGATCCATGGCGAGACGGCCGACCTTGCCCCGGCCGGCTTCGGCCAGCAGGTGCGCGAGGCGATGGACCAGCGGCGCGAGCATCATATCGAACAGGGCGATGCCACCCGAGCGCGGGACGGCCGAATCTTCTACCGGCGCAATCTTCTCGCCACCCTGCGCGAGCGGGAAGTTGCGCGCGCCGGTGCGGAGATGGCCGAGGGCAAGGCGCTGCCGTTCCGAGCCGCCAAGGATGGTGAGAGTGTCAGCGGCAAGTTCACCGGGACTGTCCAGCTAACGAGCGGCAAGTTCGCCATCGTGGAAAAGAGCCACGAGTTCACCCTTGTCCCGTGGCGGCCGATCATCGACCGCCAGCTCGGCCGCGAGGTCGCGGGTATCATGCAGGGCGGTTCGGTGTCGTGGCAGTTAGGGCGGCGGCGGGGGTTGGGGCTATAG
- a CDS encoding lytic transglycosylase domain-containing protein, whose protein sequence is MTAARVRPAIRPKIVIPLFAGKPSHPFVPLGHRTAGARSEGQGRPSAGACALPLTAARTLAGWCRSGDRTAWHYAVLILAGTLSVCDGSGVAVAQSAPVERPAAAHPYAAHIAEASQRFGIPEHWIVAVLRAESAGDVRAVSSAGAMGLMQVMPDTWAGLRVRYGLGRDPYDPRDNIMAGTAYLREMFDRYGNVAAMLAAYNAGPGRYDEYLATGRTLPAETRAYVAALAPTLGGAAATEAPSSAPPPPPDWREAPLFVMRPGDAQAVAVPPSDARSGDGRASVPARDPVDAESRGDSIFVADASGSGTP, encoded by the coding sequence ATGACGGCCGCGCGCGTCCGGCCCGCCATTCGGCCCAAGATCGTCATCCCTTTGTTCGCGGGAAAGCCGTCTCATCCCTTCGTCCCGCTCGGCCACCGGACGGCCGGCGCGCGCAGCGAAGGTCAGGGGCGGCCATCGGCCGGCGCTTGCGCCTTGCCCTTGACCGCAGCGCGCACGCTGGCAGGCTGGTGTCGAAGCGGAGACAGGACTGCATGGCATTATGCCGTCCTGATACTGGCCGGCACGCTTTCCGTCTGCGACGGATCGGGCGTCGCGGTCGCGCAATCCGCGCCCGTCGAGCGCCCCGCCGCCGCCCATCCCTATGCGGCTCACATCGCCGAGGCATCGCAGCGGTTCGGCATACCGGAGCATTGGATCGTCGCGGTGCTGCGCGCCGAGAGCGCGGGCGATGTGCGCGCGGTTTCGTCGGCCGGCGCGATGGGATTGATGCAGGTGATGCCCGACACATGGGCGGGCCTGCGCGTCCGCTACGGCCTCGGCCGCGATCCTTACGATCCGCGCGACAACATCATGGCGGGCACGGCCTACCTGCGCGAAATGTTCGACCGCTACGGCAATGTCGCGGCGATGCTGGCGGCCTACAATGCCGGTCCCGGCCGCTATGACGAATACCTTGCGACCGGCCGCACCCTGCCGGCCGAAACGCGGGCTTATGTCGCCGCGCTTGCGCCGACCCTCGGCGGCGCGGCTGCAACCGAAGCGCCGTCATCGGCACCGCCACCGCCGCCGGATTGGCGCGAGGCACCGCTATTCGTCATGCGTCCGGGCGATGCGCAGGCTGTCGCCGTGCCGCCGTCCGACGCACGATCCGGCGACGGCCGCGCGAGCGTTCCGGCGCGCGATCCCGTCGATGCGGAGTCACGGGGCGACAGCATTTTCGTCGCCGACGCGAGCGGTTCGGGAACGCCATGA
- a CDS encoding DUF736 domain-containing protein gives MAEIGTFTRTETGYAGELHSFGLHEKLFIVPAKPSDVKNTPDYRVRLDSEDGPDAGPAWKDASENAGDFVSMRLEGPIFPFPIRAKLFQSNDDPSVWTLRWKHPRKVEDEE, from the coding sequence ATGGCAGAAATAGGCACCTTCACCCGCACCGAAACCGGCTACGCCGGGGAGCTTCATTCGTTCGGCCTCCACGAAAAGCTGTTCATAGTCCCGGCCAAGCCGAGCGACGTGAAAAACACCCCCGACTATCGCGTGCGTCTCGATAGCGAGGACGGCCCGGACGCCGGCCCGGCATGGAAGGACGCCAGCGAAAATGCCGGCGACTTCGTGTCGATGCGGTTGGAGGGACCGATCTTCCCGTTCCCGATCCGCGCCAAGCTGTTCCAGTCCAACGACGATCCTTCGGTCTGGACGCTACGTTGGAAGCACCCCCGGAAAGTCGAGGATGAGGAATGA
- a CDS encoding S26 family signal peptidase has product MTRRRTLTVTALAIIGIAAASAVETPTKLIWNATASAPIGFYTVEPADALDVPELVAVMPPEPLAAFMVERGYIAQGVPLLKRVVGLPGQRVCRTGRTITVDGIEMGETLERDRLGRDLPVWQGCRVIGDGQLFLMNWEVRDSLDGRYFGPIPAASVIGRAVQLWTDEEGVGRYEWRAPTQ; this is encoded by the coding sequence ATGACGCGCCGCCGCACCCTCACGGTGACGGCGCTCGCCATCATCGGCATCGCCGCCGCAAGCGCGGTCGAGACGCCGACGAAACTCATCTGGAACGCCACCGCCAGCGCGCCCATCGGCTTCTACACCGTCGAGCCGGCCGACGCGCTCGACGTGCCCGAGCTGGTCGCCGTCATGCCGCCCGAACCGCTCGCCGCCTTCATGGTCGAGCGCGGCTATATTGCGCAGGGCGTCCCGCTGTTGAAGCGCGTCGTCGGTCTGCCGGGACAGCGGGTTTGCCGCACCGGCCGCACGATCACGGTTGACGGGATCGAGATGGGCGAGACGCTGGAGCGCGACAGGCTCGGCCGCGATCTGCCCGTCTGGCAGGGCTGCCGCGTGATCGGCGACGGCCAGCTTTTCCTCATGAACTGGGAAGTCCGCGACAGTCTCGACGGCCGCTATTTCGGACCCATCCCCGCAGCTTCCGTCATCGGCCGAGCGGTCCAGCTCTGGACCGATGAGGAAGGCGTCGGCCGCTACGAGTGGCGCGCACCGACGCAATGA
- a CDS encoding DUF2840 domain-containing protein, giving the protein MTRRAHRSAHGHPLPDGPAPFTTLVELTFEKRKVEHWIRFGRKSYEQIIDRRRSIVGFAPGSVFAFVRWASGEHGTVVSRIDIVRAIGRGEPFQTLPFVRPGGAILLRLDSWPKVQRALAAIDDVDALGLDPADASPEHWRHVHNRLTANLEPHAYTAERHAAWLHRRRIDP; this is encoded by the coding sequence ATGACCCGTCGCGCCCATCGCAGCGCGCACGGCCATCCGCTGCCGGACGGACCTGCGCCCTTCACAACATTGGTCGAGCTGACCTTCGAGAAACGCAAGGTCGAGCACTGGATACGCTTCGGCCGCAAGAGCTACGAGCAGATCATCGACCGTCGCCGCAGCATCGTCGGCTTCGCGCCGGGCAGCGTCTTCGCCTTCGTCCGTTGGGCATCTGGCGAGCACGGCACTGTCGTTTCGCGCATCGACATTGTGCGCGCCATCGGTCGCGGCGAGCCGTTCCAGACATTGCCGTTCGTGCGCCCCGGTGGCGCAATCCTGTTGCGCCTCGATAGCTGGCCCAAGGTGCAGCGTGCGCTTGCAGCCATCGACGACGTGGACGCGCTCGGCCTCGATCCAGCCGACGCTTCGCCGGAGCATTGGCGGCACGTCCACAACCGGCTGACCGCCAATCTGGAGCCGCACGCCTACACCGCCGAGCGACATGCCGCTTGGCTTCATCGCCGAAGGATCGACCCATGA
- a CDS encoding replication initiator protein A: protein MLREDDHDPAHPTEDSERSRLDPFVVATGDAPPRDQRDLMERPFFSLAKTPRTKPILYKAADIEVQVFGMPDHGMATIWDADVLIWAASQIVAAENNGLTTSRFVRFTPYHLLRAIGRPTGNHQYRLLKAALARLQSTVIATTIRNGPHWRRRQFSWINEWEEMTTRAGRVEGMEFVLPEWFYNSVIDRSLVLTIDPAYFRLTGGIERWLYRVARKHAGHQRHGWIFEVAHLHQKSGSLARPSDFALDLRRIAARQPLPGYRLQIEREDGRELLRIRPENLSTGTVDNPVNAIGRSGARGIGTSGAPLSADQAHEPQLTLWPEKRNPTANLSNRDSNSFSLTRAQAKRGAGSARRGEP, encoded by the coding sequence ATGCTGCGCGAGGACGATCACGACCCCGCGCACCCTACCGAGGACAGCGAGCGCAGCCGCCTAGACCCCTTCGTGGTCGCAACGGGCGATGCGCCGCCGCGCGACCAGCGCGACTTGATGGAACGGCCGTTTTTCTCGCTGGCGAAGACCCCACGCACCAAGCCGATTCTCTACAAGGCCGCCGACATCGAGGTGCAGGTGTTCGGGATGCCCGATCACGGCATGGCGACCATTTGGGATGCCGATGTGCTCATATGGGCCGCCTCGCAGATCGTCGCGGCCGAGAACAACGGCCTCACCACGTCGCGCTTTGTCCGGTTTACGCCTTACCATCTGTTGCGCGCCATCGGGCGGCCGACCGGCAATCACCAATACCGGCTTCTGAAAGCCGCGCTGGCGCGGCTGCAATCGACCGTCATCGCCACCACGATCCGCAACGGCCCGCATTGGCGTCGCCGGCAATTCTCATGGATCAACGAATGGGAGGAAATGACGACGCGCGCCGGCCGCGTCGAGGGCATGGAGTTCGTCCTGCCCGAATGGTTCTACAACAGCGTCATCGACCGTTCGCTGGTCCTGACCATCGACCCGGCCTATTTCCGGCTGACTGGCGGCATCGAGCGATGGCTTTACCGCGTCGCCAGAAAGCACGCCGGGCACCAGCGCCACGGCTGGATTTTCGAGGTCGCGCATCTTCACCAGAAATCCGGCAGCCTCGCGCGGCCGTCCGACTTCGCGCTCGACCTGCGCCGGATCGCGGCCCGCCAGCCACTCCCCGGCTATCGGCTCCAGATCGAGCGGGAAGACGGCCGCGAGCTGCTGCGCATCCGCCCCGAAAACCTGTCAACAGGCACTGTTGATAACCCTGTTAATGCCATCGGCAGATCAGGCGCACGGGGTATCGGCACATCAGGCGCACCACTATCGGCAGATCAGGCGCACGAACCGCAGCTAACGCTTTGGCCTGAAAAGCGGAATCCGACCGCTAACTTATCTAACAGAGATTCTAACTCTTTTTCTTTGACGCGCGCGCAGGCGAAGCGTGGTGCCGGTTCTGCCCGAAGGGGCGAGCCATGA
- a CDS encoding helix-turn-helix domain-containing protein, protein MPNPLAGLPPRLLRTKEAARFLGISIRTLEKHRTYGTGPTYRKVGGRVLYTVRDLEDWSAVGERKSTRDKTAGTVFPARPLTPEERDEC, encoded by the coding sequence ATGCCCAACCCGCTTGCGGGCCTGCCGCCGCGCCTATTGCGCACCAAGGAAGCCGCGCGCTTCCTCGGCATATCCATCAGAACCCTTGAGAAGCATCGAACCTATGGCACCGGGCCGACCTATCGCAAGGTCGGCGGTCGCGTCCTCTACACCGTCCGCGATCTGGAAGACTGGAGTGCGGTCGGCGAACGCAAATCCACCCGCGACAAGACCGCCGGCACCGTCTTTCCGGCGCGTCCGCTCACGCCCGAAGAACGGGACGAGTGCTAG
- a CDS encoding DUF2285 domain-containing protein, translating into MRVPVELDPDVDDNAPTGDAITAYDERHYVTYLRLLDANAEGADWKEVARIVLHRDPAAEELRTYRCWQSHLERAQWLSHEGYRKILEQAAANKA; encoded by the coding sequence ATGCGGGTTCCCGTCGAACTCGATCCCGATGTGGATGATAACGCGCCGACCGGCGATGCGATAACTGCCTATGACGAACGGCACTACGTCACCTATCTGCGCCTTCTCGATGCGAACGCCGAGGGTGCGGACTGGAAGGAAGTGGCTCGGATCGTGCTTCACCGCGATCCGGCGGCCGAGGAACTTCGGACCTATCGTTGCTGGCAAAGCCATCTCGAACGCGCGCAATGGCTTTCGCATGAGGGCTATAGGAAGATTCTGGAACAGGCGGCAGCTAACAAGGCGTGA
- a CDS encoding GNAT family N-acetyltransferase yields MRLTLSPCIPVDRIDFIQLELDPEVMRFLNNGAVDHHWADPATAPFLMPRGTEPNVWTARRNVDDEFVGWFCLLPKVKAVAEIGYRLRREAWGRGLASEGASALISWGFEVAGYDKIVANTMAVNQGSRRVMEKIGMKHTRTDFLDFPDPIPGTEHGEVTYELTCSEWTSN; encoded by the coding sequence GTGCGTTTGACGCTCAGTCCTTGCATCCCGGTAGATCGCATCGACTTCATCCAGCTAGAGCTTGACCCAGAAGTGATGCGCTTTCTCAACAATGGCGCGGTTGATCATCATTGGGCCGATCCGGCGACCGCGCCGTTTCTCATGCCAAGAGGGACCGAGCCGAACGTCTGGACGGCGCGACGCAATGTGGATGACGAGTTCGTCGGCTGGTTCTGCTTGTTGCCGAAAGTGAAGGCGGTAGCTGAAATTGGATATCGACTACGCCGGGAAGCTTGGGGTCGGGGGCTGGCATCTGAAGGCGCGTCGGCTCTCATCAGTTGGGGCTTCGAGGTTGCCGGGTATGATAAAATTGTGGCCAATACAATGGCGGTCAACCAAGGGTCGCGCCGGGTAATGGAGAAGATTGGTATGAAACACACGCGGACGGATTTCTTGGATTTTCCCGACCCCATACCTGGCACGGAGCACGGCGAGGTAACGTATGAGCTGACCTGTTCAGAATGGACCAGCAACTGA
- a CDS encoding DUF2285 domain-containing protein — MDHPAVTLKRSRIAGACDFPCDPDAPHDRSPPIWSPSLHPQAVMLSPVEHKGGDTEPILTLAHLSDLDMRRAADGWHGIWQVDGVSHQFWLPEAVSDSGAFAATLPMDNFLELRAHAARRFWRSLNGRAPGPDFRTVPAQLRQWHILSLRALDARLRGESYRTIAEVLFCFRGTKEDFENDPRKNKARRLVAHGIKMMLGGYRLLLHYPIRPNKR, encoded by the coding sequence GTGGACCATCCGGCCGTGACCTTGAAGCGTTCGCGGATCGCTGGGGCTTGCGATTTCCCGTGCGATCCCGACGCGCCGCATGACCGGTCGCCACCAATCTGGAGCCCGAGCCTTCATCCTCAAGCGGTGATGCTCTCGCCGGTCGAGCATAAGGGTGGCGACACCGAACCAATATTGACGCTGGCCCATCTCTCCGACCTCGACATGCGCCGTGCTGCCGATGGCTGGCACGGCATCTGGCAGGTGGATGGCGTCTCACATCAATTCTGGCTGCCCGAGGCGGTGTCGGACTCGGGTGCCTTCGCCGCCACGTTACCGATGGATAATTTTCTGGAGCTTCGCGCTCACGCCGCCCGCCGTTTCTGGCGGTCCCTCAATGGCCGCGCACCCGGCCCCGACTTCCGGACCGTTCCCGCCCAGCTCCGGCAATGGCATATTCTGTCCCTGCGCGCGCTCGACGCGCGGTTGCGCGGCGAAAGCTATCGCACCATCGCCGAAGTCCTGTTCTGCTTTCGCGGCACCAAAGAGGATTTCGAGAACGACCCGCGCAAGAACAAGGCCCGCCGCCTAGTCGCTCACGGTATTAAGATGATGCTCGGCGGCTATCGCCTGTTGCTCCACTATCCAATCAGGCCCAACAAACGTTGA
- a CDS encoding DUF6499 domain-containing protein codes for MLSTDWRSPAAYRHAKHIPAAGFAWEYLRRNDDYRHEFQTIALTGGPSGRDLEAFADRWGLRFPVRSRRAA; via the coding sequence ATGCTAAGCACCGACTGGCGTTCGCCGGCGGCATACAGGCACGCGAAGCATATTCCGGCCGCCGGTTTCGCTTGGGAATATTTGCGCCGGAATGACGATTATCGTCATGAGTTCCAGACTATCGCACTGACCGGTGGACCATCCGGCCGTGACCTTGAAGCGTTCGCGGATCGCTGGGGCTTGCGATTTCCCGTGCGATCCCGACGCGCCGCATGA
- a CDS encoding antirestriction protein ArdA has translation MTNLSDSNPHIYVACLAAYNNGYLHGAWIDADQDADAIRDEIAAMLARSPIEHAEEYAIHDYEGFEGVTIKEYAGIDTVARMGAFIAEHGALGAGLLDQCDGDMDQAETALRDCYHGQFASLADFMEDLTAESGVTIPEALRYYIDWKAMARDAEMNGEFFTVETAHDEMHVFSSR, from the coding sequence ATGACCAACCTTTCCGACAGCAATCCCCACATCTATGTCGCCTGCCTTGCCGCCTACAACAACGGCTATCTGCATGGGGCTTGGATCGACGCGGATCAGGACGCAGACGCAATCAGGGACGAGATTGCGGCCATGCTCGCACGGTCCCCCATCGAGCACGCGGAGGAATACGCCATTCACGACTATGAAGGCTTCGAGGGCGTGACCATCAAAGAATATGCCGGCATCGACACCGTGGCACGTATGGGCGCTTTCATCGCCGAGCATGGCGCGCTAGGTGCTGGCCTGCTGGATCAGTGCGACGGTGACATGGACCAAGCCGAAACCGCCTTGCGGGACTGCTATCACGGCCAGTTCGCTAGCCTTGCCGACTTCATGGAGGACTTGACCGCTGAAAGCGGCGTCACGATCCCCGAGGCACTGCGCTACTACATTGATTGGAAAGCAATGGCCCGTGACGCTGAAATGAACGGCGAGTTTTTTACAGTCGAAACCGCACACGACGAGATGCATGTGTTTTCCAGCAGATGA